A window of the Malaclemys terrapin pileata isolate rMalTer1 chromosome 6, rMalTer1.hap1, whole genome shotgun sequence genome harbors these coding sequences:
- the ERMP1 gene encoding endoplasmic reticulum metallopeptidase 1 isoform X3 produces MLEILNSLSKSSDPLQHAVIFLFNGAEENILQASHGFITQHRWAKSIRAFINLEAAGVGGKELVFQTGPENPWLVQAYVFAAKHPFASVVAQEVFQSGIIPADTDFRIYRDFGNIPGIDLAFIENGYIYHTKYDTPDRILTDSIQRAGDNILGMLKYLATSDKLAKSFDYRHGNVVFFDVFGLFVLAYPARVGTIMNYIITAVTVLYLGKKILQPRNRAINSMKELSVAFSFTLLSWFSTLVTVLIVAVFISLIGRSLSWYNHFYVSIFLYGTAAAAKLILVHTLAKKFYYKNRNEQFLGEMFFDVSLLVWSIALVLITQLGLCSAFICAMWVAFPLLTKLLTYREFKQKGATIRFVIIYMLGMFIPYLYIMYLTWTIFELFIPIMGRSGTEIPPDVVLAAFILSSTVILSSYFLNFIYLAKSTKKTLITLTTVFGVTLILVCSGVFFPYSSDSANPKPKRVFLQHVSRRFYGLHGNLVKSDSGIWINGLDYAGISHITPHIPELNDTIKTNCEDKAPLCGFPWILPVHFLLRKNWYLPAAEISPTNPVHFKLLAKEQMPWDSTKLTFEVSGPSHMSLYIRPHEGSTLSSWSLGDGTPVANIGGDYFVFYAHGLQAVAWRFWIELKAAEKHSDGMVSLAIAAHYFFGEDQKSPQLYALMERFPNWTFPSGWVCTYDLFVF; encoded by the exons ATGCTTGAAATACTGAACAGTCTCTCAAAGTCATCTGATCCCTTGCAACATGCTGTCATATTCCTTTTCAATGGCGCAGAAGAAAATATCTTGCAG GCTAGTCATGGCTTCATTACACAACACCGCTGGGCCAAGTCGATTAGAGCATTTATTAACCTGGAAGCAGCAGGTGTAGGAGGGAAAGAGCTTGTGTTTCAAACAG GGCCTGAAAATCCTTGGTTGGTACAAGCATATGTCTTTGCAGCCAAGCATCCCTTTGCCTCTGTAGTGGCACAGGAAGTGTTTCAGAGTGGAATTATCCCTGCAGATACAGACTTCCGTATCTACAGGGACTTCGGGAATATTCCAG GAATAGACTTGGCTTTCATTGAAAATGGCTACATTTACCATACAAAATATGACACACCAGACAGAATTCTAACGGATTCAATTCAGAGAGCAG GTGACAATATTTTAGGAATGCTAAAATACTTAGCAACATCAGATAAATTGGCCAAATCTTTTGACTATCGGCATGGAAATGTGGTCTTCTTTGATGTGTTTGGTCTGTTTGTCCTGGCCTACCCTGCTCGTGTTGGCACCATCATGAACTATATAATAactgcagtcactgtcctttatctaggaaaaaaaatattacagCCCAGAAACAGGG cTATTAACTCCATGAAGGAGCTCTCCGTTGCATTTAGCTTCACACTGTTGAGTTGGTTCTCCACATTAGTGACTGTCCTTATTGTGGCAGTGTTCATCTCTCTCATCGGACGATCTCTTTCTTGGTATAACCACTTCTATGTCTCCATCTTCTTGTATGGAACTGCAGCTGCGGCTAAACTAATCCTCGTGCACACGTTAGCCAAAAAGTTCTATTATAAG AATAGAAATGAGCAGTTCCTGGGGGAGATGTTCTTTGATGTCTCACTTCTTGTTTGGTCTATTGCATTGGTTCTAATCACTCAGCTAGGCCTTTGCTCAGCATTCATCTGTGCAATGTGGGTAGCGTTTCCTTTACTCACAAAGCTTTTGACCTATAGAGAATTCAAACAAAAAG GTGCCACAATAAGATTTGTCATAATTTACATGCTGGGAATGTTTATTCCATACCTCTATATAATGTACCTCACCTGGACAATATTTGAACTGTTCATTCCCATCATGGGTCGAAGTGGTACAGAAATTCCACCTGATGTAGTGCTGGCAGCCTTTATCCTTAGCAGCACCGTAATTCTATCTTCCTATTTT CTTAACTTCATCTATCTTGCCAAAAGTACAAAGAAGACACTGATAACTTTAACTACAGTGTTTGGAGTTACACTAATTCTTGTTTGCAGTGGAGTATTCTTCCCATACAGTTCTGATTCTGCTAATCCAAAGCCTAAGCGAGTCTTTCTCCAG CACGTGAGCAGAAGATTTTATGGCCTACATGGAAACTTGGTAAAAAGTGACTCTGGAATATGGATTAATGGGTTGGACTATGCTGGAATATCTCACATCACTCCTCATATACCTGAACTCAATGACACTATCAAAACTAATTGTGAGGACAAGGCCCCTCTCTGTGGCTTTCCTTGGATTCTTCCTGTGCACTTTCTTCTCAG AAAGAACTGGTATCTTCCTGCTGCAGAAATTTCTCCCACAAACCCTGTTCACTTTAAACTTCTGGCCAAAGAGCAAATGCCCTGGGATTCTACAAAGTTAACCTTTGAAGTATCAG GTCCCAGTCACATGTCGCTGTACATTCGACCTCATGAAGGGTCAACACTGTCCAGCTGGTCTCTTGGAGATGGAACTCCTGTTGCTAATATAGGAGGGGATTATTTTGTGTTTTACGCTCATGGACTGCAGGCTGTGGCATGGCGCTTCTGGATTGAGTTGAAG GCTGCAGAAAAGCACTCTGATGGAATGGTTTCCCTCGCCATAGCAGCACATTATTTCTTTGGGGAAGATCAAAAGTCACCTCAGCTgtatgccttaatggagagattTCCAAACTGGACATTTCCTTCTGGTTGGGTCTGCACCTATGACCTCTTTGTCTTTTAG